Proteins from a genomic interval of Geodermatophilus obscurus DSM 43160:
- a CDS encoding ABC transporter ATP-binding protein, with amino-acid sequence MADAPPVAAPGDAAVRAAAQLVRDLPPTPALWCDGLRKRYGRRTAVDGVSLSVGRGEVVGLLGPNGAGKTTVIKMLLGLVRPDAGEVMVLGRPGADPSARARVGYLPELFRYQPWLTAAEVLRLHVRLAGADIPRDEQHGCLELVGLGARAGDRVGGFSKGMQQRLGLAVALVARPELVVLDEPTSALDPLGRADVRDVVLSLRERGVAVVLNSHLIGEVERVCDRVVVLDRGRVAASGTLAELLGQREVRLHLTGVSPAAEARLAAAGPVEREGEWSTVALPADDDGAAVPSLVRDLVGLGVQVHAVEPARISLEERLLGILRAGSGDGRP; translated from the coding sequence ATGGCCGACGCACCTCCGGTCGCGGCTCCCGGCGACGCCGCCGTCCGGGCCGCGGCGCAACTGGTCCGCGACCTGCCCCCGACCCCGGCCCTGTGGTGCGACGGCCTGCGGAAGCGCTACGGACGGCGCACGGCCGTGGACGGCGTCTCGCTGTCCGTGGGCCGCGGTGAGGTGGTGGGCCTGCTGGGGCCGAACGGGGCCGGCAAGACCACCGTCATCAAGATGCTGCTGGGGCTGGTCCGTCCCGACGCGGGTGAGGTGATGGTGCTCGGCCGGCCCGGCGCCGACCCGTCCGCCCGCGCCCGCGTGGGCTACCTGCCCGAGCTGTTCCGCTACCAGCCCTGGCTGACCGCGGCCGAGGTGCTCCGGCTGCACGTCCGCCTGGCCGGCGCCGACATCCCCCGGGACGAGCAGCACGGCTGCCTGGAGCTGGTCGGGCTGGGCGCCCGCGCCGGGGACCGGGTCGGGGGCTTCTCCAAGGGCATGCAGCAGCGGCTCGGGCTGGCCGTGGCGCTGGTGGCCCGCCCCGAGCTCGTGGTGCTCGACGAGCCGACCAGCGCCCTGGACCCCCTCGGCCGGGCCGACGTGCGCGACGTGGTGCTGTCGCTCCGGGAGCGTGGCGTGGCGGTGGTGCTGAACTCGCACCTCATCGGCGAGGTGGAGCGGGTGTGCGACCGGGTGGTCGTGCTGGACCGCGGCCGGGTCGCCGCCTCCGGCACGCTGGCCGAGCTGCTCGGTCAGCGCGAGGTCCGGCTCCACCTGACCGGGGTGAGCCCCGCGGCCGAGGCGCGGCTGGCCGCCGCCGGGCCGGTCGAGCGCGAGGGCGAGTGGTCCACCGTCGCGCTGCCCGCCGACGACGACGGGGCCGCGGTGCCCTCCCTGGTGCGCGACCTGGTGGGGCTCGGCGTGCAGGTCCACGCGGTGGAGCCGGCGCGGATCAGCCTGGAGGAGCGGTTGCTCGGCATCCTGCGCGCCGGCTCCGGGGACGGCCGGCCGTGA
- a CDS encoding ABC transporter permease subunit: MTARAVLTIAALTLREASRRRVLWALVALTAALLVLSGWGFARLASVETEFGAMTSGQARLVASQLLNLVMFGMSLIAALGTAFLAGPTLSGEVESGISLAMLARPVRRSTVLLGKWLGLVAFGSGFVVLAGLAQCLVVELTVGYWPPDIVGALALLAGQTTVLLTLGLLLSTVVSPMASGVVAVGLFGATWIAGVVGGIGQALGNDDVARVGTVSRVLLPTDGLWRGAMHSLQDPSALAQFGVELEGFPFLSEAPLTAAYLAWTVVWVAMVWGLAALAFSRRDL, from the coding sequence GTGACCGCCCGCGCGGTGCTCACGATCGCGGCGCTCACCCTGCGCGAGGCCTCGCGGCGGCGGGTGCTGTGGGCGCTGGTCGCCCTCACGGCCGCGCTGCTGGTGCTCAGCGGCTGGGGCTTCGCCCGGCTGGCCTCCGTGGAGACCGAGTTCGGGGCCATGACCAGCGGCCAGGCCCGGCTCGTGGCGTCCCAGCTGCTCAACCTCGTCATGTTCGGGATGAGCCTGATCGCGGCGCTGGGCACGGCGTTCCTCGCGGGGCCGACGCTGTCCGGTGAGGTGGAGAGCGGCATCTCCCTCGCCATGCTGGCCCGGCCGGTGCGGCGCTCGACCGTGCTGCTCGGCAAGTGGCTGGGGCTGGTGGCCTTCGGCAGCGGGTTCGTCGTCCTCGCCGGCCTGGCCCAGTGCCTCGTCGTCGAGCTGACCGTCGGCTACTGGCCTCCCGACATCGTCGGCGCACTGGCGCTGCTGGCCGGGCAGACCACCGTCCTGCTGACCCTGGGCCTGCTGCTGTCGACCGTCGTGTCGCCGATGGCATCCGGCGTGGTGGCCGTCGGGCTGTTCGGCGCGACCTGGATCGCCGGCGTGGTCGGCGGCATCGGGCAGGCGCTGGGCAACGACGACGTGGCCCGGGTCGGCACGGTGTCGCGGGTGCTGCTGCCCACCGACGGGCTCTGGCGCGGGGCCATGCACTCCCTGCAGGACCCGTCCGCTCTCGCCCAGTTCGGCGTCGAGCTGGAGGGGTTCCCCTTCCTCAGCGAGGCCCCGCTCACCGCGGCGTACCTGGCGTGGACGGTGGTCTGGGTGGCGATGGTCTGGGGGCTGGCCGCGCTGGCCTTCTCGCGCCGCGACCTGTGA